Proteins encoded by one window of Lathyrus oleraceus cultivar Zhongwan6 chromosome 1, CAAS_Psat_ZW6_1.0, whole genome shotgun sequence:
- the LOC127089806 gene encoding uncharacterized protein LOC127089806, with product MVNRNQSADNIIRQVQHDDLAADTNLAAIVERIMVQNRVNFGLRRLNYTSPLSEYILQAEAPPRTKIPKFTKFFGDTTESTIEHVARYLIEAGDMSNNEKLRIKFFPSSLTKNAFTWFTTLPQSSIHTWNQLERMFHEKFYMGQTKTSLKELASIKRKFTEPIDGYQNRFRLLKARCFAQVPEHELVEMAARGLDYSIRKKLET from the coding sequence ATGGTAAATAGAAACCAAAGCGCCGATAATATTATACGACAGGTTCAACATGACGATTTGGCAGCAGATACTAATTTAGCAGCCATTGTCGAGAGGATTATGGTCCAAAATAGGGTAAACTTTGGCCTTCGAAGGCTAAATTATACATCACCTTTGTCAGAGTATATCTTACAGGCAGAAGCACCCCCTAGAacaaaaatccccaaattcacTAAGTTTTTTGGGGATACTACTGAATCCACTATCGAACACGTGGCTAGATATTTAATTGAGGCAGGAGACATGTCAAACAATGAGAAACTTAGGATAAAGTTTTTTCCAAGTTCTCTCACAAAGAatgccttcacatggttcactACCTTGCCACAAAGTTCTATCCATACTTGGAATCAACTAGAGAGAATGTTCCATGAGAAGTTTTACATGGGACAAACGAAGACAAGTCTGAAAGAATTGGCTAGTATCAAACGAAAGTTCACTGAGCCAATTGATGGCTATCAGAATAGGTTTCGATTACTCAAAGCTAGGTGTTTTGCGCAAGTGCCAGAGCATGAACTGGTCGAAATGGCCGCTAGGGGCCTTGACTATTCGATTAGGAAGAAGTTAGAAACCTAG
- the LOC127092101 gene encoding protein PHLOEM PROTEIN 2-LIKE A9: MPFRKPHQTSDSKYIDTKVNGYEIGPKGLNIIWGNDLRYWKITQDEYAELIQVSWLEVSGKVSVERGKTYNVKFDVEVKANGFGWENTPVLVMAKIGKKGSYQYKEVRLACGKAQTIPEDYNNLTVTVGGQENDLELHFGLYEVWSGKWKGGLIIKKAEVKVT, from the exons ATGCCTTTCAGAAAGCCACATCAGACATCAGACTCTAAGTATATTGATACCAAG GTTAACGGGTACGAGATAGGGCCGAAAGGACTCAACATTATCTGGGGAAATGACCTTCGCTACTGGAAAATAACACA AGATGAGTATGCAGAACTGATACAAGTTTCATGGTTGGAGGTATCCGGTAAAGTATCTGTAGAAAGAGGGAAAACATATAATGTGAAATTTGATGTGGAGGTTAAGGCAAACGGTTTCGGTTGGGAAAACACACCCGTACTTGTGATGGCTAAAATTGGGAAGAAGGGATCATATCAATATAAGGAAGTGAGATTAGCTTGTGGTAAAGCACAGACAATTCCAGAAGATTATAACAACCTTACAGTTACTGTTGGAGGACAAGAAAATGACCTGGAACTTCATTTTGGATTGTATGAAGTTTGGAGTGGAAAATGGAAAGGTGGCTTGATAATCAAGAAAGCAGAAGTTAAGGTCACCTAA